In Cherax quadricarinatus isolate ZL_2023a chromosome 28, ASM3850222v1, whole genome shotgun sequence, a single window of DNA contains:
- the LOC138853346 gene encoding uncharacterized protein → MTRHPARRCHLCGRLYPQDAAHHTFSCSFCGLSVCVANVTAHRRRCVTVGAGQYSKQMIRGAGQEERDQSVSSDESSTVTLPQEQVEPIAGPSGWRPAATSDSSSSKDHYYSFLGSPSSVNRRFTSGKKNFCSDEEESEMGDDSISEEPHITSRSECFQGHFCRIKYSIPASHKHDPILFLQSFATTFMRHILQFFTVLSGRALYENALRIYAELSLILRRQSLLGEDDSREHYITFPAQLVTRDDISRLLRSWREYLSMRLETEISSGEGSGFILDYIKGFHIVICKNGVRGYLGDYIEYPTSLRGKNQIFNPRGVKNSCFIQCLAAFFCRRLGWGWYKIRRYLSRCDSLQKFVNYSRVTLPVQWSDIHKLESDNKISIFIYCLTSHEGTYHATLCRRGSNKYSLVVPLLLLGKTHVALIKHFQKYMRIFSRKHSRNKHFCLNCLSEYSDICNLKTHFNSCDNQQKLIFPPAGSVCKFKNTHKGYLPSHTAFVDLEAYLDNRKPEGVITARHVAIAYGYIVIDRNSTIIDRYVHRGVQCIDHMYDRLSSLWDWIKMNTPCYPLHMTREQHIHFAIQKKCNFCHQDFTLTKPKVRHHDHLMPKANYLGALCNNCNLRQKNSGKYLPVIIHNLSYDMALIIKELSVKAPINVLMKQGYKFLKVEIGALRFLDSLAFLSAGLASLAQAHIASKSPLKFTEAMISHLPPESWGSLLTGKQVFPYEYCSSPERLEEKTLPPKRAFYSSLSKKHISQEEFDHAHLVWEKTACQTLGDYLLVYLSCDVGLLADIFTLHRRLLYNIYNLDVVHYVSLPGFAYDAFLKTSGVELELITDQELYNIIQSNIRGGFTTAVRTFAQANNQFINPNFDEKNLVSKFLLYWDFNSLYGSCMTEALPYANIRKLSPAEMASFLANGSLLQKNPQDSIKGYWLLIDTLGIAPELARYTDDLPLCLYHKQITLDDLSEYSKQLLAISNQKLPRKNTKLVGDHLPKRNYLISLPLLQLFLEIGLQIEKIHSIYEFSQGKYLAGFVETNVRQRNSSTSKDCQRLFKLLTNSVFGKTLFNPSKYANKTKLITSAGAFLRAVSKPLFKKAIKLSENKVLVTTGTPAIKLTYPNYIGYQILELAKFKLYHFWYMILKKTYQDKIKLIYSDTDSVIACLEGIKNLTDEIGKEPLRKWIDTSNFPTDHPLYNDSRKGSLGLLKSEVGDRLISEIVCIKPKMYSILLADNNNNIAAKGVPQSEQQLLTHNNFRSVLEDGSKHTFQYSQIRNLKGQMTTITTRKRGLSSFDDKRFYLDAYHSVSYGHPDARETKFKLFKDKTDDKVEEDEEANSSTEEGSTEEEEELEMRDSCNLWRGREKTVRDFFPRVKHRRERGRSSATARSFMLLEASCSEGEEE, encoded by the coding sequence ATCAGTCTGTGTCCTCCGATGAATCTTCGACCGTAACACTCCCACAAGAGCAAGTTGAGCCGATTGCCGGTCCCAGTGGATGGAGACCAGCCGCCACAAGTGACAGCTCCTCTTCCAAGGATCATTACTACTCTTTCTTGGGTTCCCCCTCCTCTGTTAATCGAAGGTTCACttcaggtaaaaaaaatttttgttcagATGAGGAAGAGAGTGAAATGGGAGACGATTCCATTTCAGAGGAACCACACATTACGAGTCGGTCGGAATGTTTTCAAGGTCACTTCTGTCGAATAAAATATTCAATTCCTGCCTCTCATAAACACGACCCCatattatttcttcagtccttcGCAACAACATTTATGAGGCACATATTACAGTTTTTCACTGTTCTATCAGGACGAGCACTTTATGAAAATGCTCTTAGGATTTATGCCGAACTGAGCCTTATTTTGCGCAGACAGTCGCTACTGGGAGAGGATGACAGTCGTGAGCATTATATAACTTTTCCCGCGCAACTAGTTACACGAGATGATATATCTCGGCTCTTACGGTCATGGAGGGAGTACCTTAGCATGCGATTAGAAACTGAAATTTCATCGGGCGAGGGATCAGGCTTCATACTAGATTATATAAAGGGTTTTCATATTGTAATATGCAAGAATGGAGTGCGTGGATACCTAGGAGACTATATAGAATATCCCACATCTTTACGAGGGAAAAATCAGATATTTAACCCGAGAGGAGTAAAAAATAGCTGTTTTATTCAATGTCTGGCGGCCTTTTTCTGTCGTAGACTTGGCTGGGGCTGGTATAAAATCAGACGATATTTATCTAGATGTGATAGCCTTCAGAAATTTGTCAATTACTCGCGAGTGACTCTCCCTGTCCAGTGGAGTGACATCCACAAACTCGAGTCTGACAACAaaatatcaatatttatttattgcttAACTTCTCATGAAGGGACCTATCATGCTACTTTATGTCGTCggggtagtaataaatattcactggtaGTGCCCCTGTTATTGTTGGGAAAGACTCATGTAGCTTTAATCAAACACTTCCAGAAATATATGAGAATTTTCTCCAGAAAACATTCACGCAATAAGCACTTTTGCTTGAATTGTTTAAGTGAATATAGTGACATTTGCAACTTAAAAACTCACTTCAATTCATGCGACAACCAACAAAAGTTGATTTTTCCCCCAGCTGGAAGCGTTTGTAAATTCAAAAATACTCACAAGGGCTACTTGCCCTCTCATACTGCCTTTGTGGATTTAGAAGCTTATCTCGATAATCGTAAGCCAGAGGGGGTAATAACAGCTAGACACGTAGCAATAGCTTATGGCTATATAGTGATAGACAGAAATAGCACTATAATAGATAGATATGTCCATCGGGGGGTACAGTGTATTGATCATATGTATGATAGACTTTCGTCTTTATGGGATTGGATAAAGATGAACACTCCCTGTTATCCGCTTCATATGACCAGGGAGCAGCATATACATTTTGCCATACAGAAGAAGTGCAACTTCTGTCATCAGGACTTTACTCTTACCAAACCAAAGGTGAGGCATCATGACCATCTAATGCCTAAGGCTAATTATTTAGGAGCACTCTGCAATAATTGCAATTTAAGGCAGAAAAATTCAGGTAAATATTTGCCTGTTATTATTCATAACCTATCATATGATATGGCTTTGATAATTAAAGAACTAAGTGTTAAAGCCCCAATCAATGTTTTAATGAAACAGGGATATAAATTTCTAAAAGTAGAAATAGGAGCACTACGTTTCCTGGATAGTCTAGCCTTCTTGTCCGCTGGTTTGGCTAGTTTGGCTCAGGCGCACATAGCTTCAAAATCACCCTTGAAATTCACAGAGGCGATGATAAGTCATCTACCCCCCGAAAGTTGGGGAAGCTTATTAACCGgcaaacaagtgtttccttatgAATATTGCAGCTCCCCAGAAAGGCTCGAAGAGAAGACTTTACCCCCAAAAAGAGCTTTCTACAGTTCTCTGTCTAAGAAGCATATTAGCCAAGAAGAATTCGATCATGCTCATCTGGTTTGGGAGAAAACAGCTTGTCAAACTCTAGGAGACTATCTCCTAGTATATCTCAGCTGTGATGTAGGACTTCTGGCTGACATATTCACCTTGCATAGGAGATTATTATACAACATCTATAATCTAGATGTTGTTCACTATGTTTCTCTCCCCGGCTTTGCCTATGATGCCTtcttaaaaaccagtggagtggaATTAGAATTAATTACTGATCAGGAGCTTTATAACATCATACAGTCTAATATAAGAGGCGGCTTCACTACTGCTGTTAGGACGTTTGCTCAGGCCAATAACCAGTTCATTAATCCCAATTTTGATGAGAAAAACTTAGTAAGTAAATTTTTGCTATACTGGGATTTTAATTCTCTTTatggttcttgcatgactgaggCGCTGCCCTACGCAAACATTCGAAAACTCTCACCCGCAGAAATGGCGAGTTTTCTCGCAAATGGCAGTCTTCTCCAGAAGAATCCTCAAGACTCTATAAAAGGTTACTGGCTTCTTATAGACACTCTAGGAATAGCCCCAGAATTAGCTCGCTACACGGATGACTTACCACTATGTCTCTATCACAAACAGATAACATTAGATGATCTATCTGAGTACAGCAAACAGCTATTGGCTATCAGTAATCAAAAACTACCCCGTAAAAATACTAAATTAGTGGGGGACCATCTCCCCAAACGAAACTACCTAATATCATTGCCTTTATTGCAGTTGTTCTTGGAGATAGGTCTACAAATTGAGAAAATTCATAGCATATATGAATTCTCACAAGGAAAATATCTGGCGGGCTTTGTTGAAACGAACGTGAGGCAACGCAATAGTAGCACTAGTAAAGACTGTCAGCGATTATTTAAATTGTTGACCAATTctgtattcggcaagacattgttTAATCCATCAAAATATGCCAACAAAACGAAGCTCATAACATCAGCGGGAGCATTTTTGCGAGCGGTGAGTAAGCCACTATTTAAGAAAGCCATAAAGCTTTCAGAAAACAAAGTATTGGTTACGACGGGGACGCCAGCCATAAAACTCACTTACCCTAATTACATAGGTTACCAGATACTAGAACTTGCCAAATTTAAGCTGTACCATTTTTGGTATATGATTCTTAAGAAAACATACCAAGACAAAATAAAACTAATCTATTCAGATACCGATAGTGTCATCGCCTGTTTAGAGGgcatcaaaaaccttactgatgaaatcggtaaggaaccattgaggaaatggatagacacatctaatttccccacagatcatcctctctacaatgactcaaggaagggatctctaggcttacttaaaagtgaggtgggggaccgccttatttcagaaatagtctgcattaaacccaaaatgtatagcatcctgctagcagataataacaacaatatCGCTGCGAAAGGAGTTCCTCAGTCTGAACAACAATTATTAACTCATAATAACTTTAGAAGTGTGCTGGAAGACGGTTCTAAACATACCTTCCAATATAGTCAAATTAGAAATTTAAAAGGTCAgatgaccactatcaccactaggaaacgaggtcttagctcatttgatgataagcgcttttacttagatgcctatcactctgtatcctatggtcatccagatgccagagaaacaaagtttaaattatttaaagataaaacagatgacaaagtggaggaagacgaagaagctaatagcagtactgaagaagggagtacagaagaagaagaggaactagagatgagagacagttgcaatctttggcggggaagagaaaaaaccgtaagagattttttccccagggtcaagcatcgacgcgagagaggtagatcttccgccactgctcgtagtttcatgctcttagaagctagctgttctgagggagaggaggaataa